From a region of the Synechococcus sp. PCC 7335 genome:
- a CDS encoding CHAT domain-containing protein, protein MKRKLRYAILLILTCGLIMLTAISTGSSSVSATDIPSARSLIRTGVQQFRSGSVEAALSSWQAAEQDYERQGDTDGVLLSKVNQIQALRSLGYYSQSQQIVVDIQQTLSALPDSLLKAQSLQTVGISFISLGQLEAARAAFSKSLVIAQQFNDTNTIASAYFQLGNTAQAADNFGTELEIETAQHFYQQALASADPDSRIWLEIALNQSRLLVQQPEEAALSLASPLIEEVRSRLADLSPSRWTIYAQINLAETLLSFPGEEPSGIEVLTNALSQSRSLKDRRAESYVLGQLGKFYEHAKQWSDALLLTEQALQQAQQLQANEMIASWQWQRGRILNAQGEKEKAIAAYSQAVILLESLDQDLVAPGSEAQFSFQQRVEPVYRELVALLLDGVDQLPANKQQQRLIKSRDVIESLQLAELENFFREACLTYEPRPIDEIDSHAAVIYPIVLGDRLEVILTLPGQPLQHYGNFLPDQLATFQALRQALNPAFPATEILAPAQQIYDWLIRPAETILTEQSIERLVFVPDDYLRSVPMSVLHDGSQFLIEKYGVALTPGLQLFEPSKLNSQQLKVLAGGITAAQQGFGALPAVDAEVAEIRAQFPSQVLLNADFTNPNIAKEIEDVPFSVVHLATHGQFSSKAEDTFILTWNNQLQIRELERLLQQRELQTPVELLVLSACQTAKGDNRAALGMAGIAVRSGARSTIASLWSVQDRSTAELMSRLYQELNQTQTSRTEALRQAQLSLLNTPDYAHPYYWAPFVLIGSWL, encoded by the coding sequence ATGAAGAGAAAACTGCGCTACGCAATTCTGTTGATTCTCACCTGCGGCCTAATCATGCTGACGGCGATCTCAACAGGAAGCAGTTCAGTCTCAGCAACCGACATTCCCTCAGCGCGATCGCTTATTCGTACAGGTGTTCAGCAGTTTCGCAGCGGATCGGTAGAAGCCGCGCTGTCTAGCTGGCAGGCCGCCGAACAAGACTATGAGCGTCAAGGTGATACCGATGGCGTTTTGCTCAGCAAAGTTAATCAGATTCAGGCGCTGCGATCGCTTGGCTACTATTCACAAAGTCAGCAGATTGTTGTAGATATTCAACAGACCCTTTCTGCTCTCCCTGATTCTCTACTCAAGGCTCAGAGTTTACAGACAGTAGGTATCTCTTTTATATCGTTAGGACAGTTAGAAGCGGCTAGAGCGGCTTTTTCTAAGAGTTTGGTAATTGCTCAGCAGTTCAATGACACCAACACCATAGCCAGTGCCTACTTCCAGCTTGGCAATACCGCTCAAGCAGCCGATAATTTTGGTACAGAGCTTGAAATAGAGACTGCTCAGCACTTTTACCAGCAAGCGCTGGCGAGCGCAGATCCAGATTCGCGTATTTGGTTAGAGATTGCCTTGAACCAAAGTCGTCTCTTGGTTCAACAGCCGGAAGAAGCAGCGCTGTCTTTAGCTAGCCCTTTAATTGAAGAGGTTCGATCACGCCTAGCAGACCTATCGCCTAGCCGCTGGACAATTTACGCTCAGATTAACTTGGCTGAAACGCTTTTATCTTTTCCTGGCGAAGAGCCAAGCGGCATCGAAGTGCTGACAAACGCACTTTCGCAATCGCGATCGCTCAAAGATCGGCGAGCCGAGTCCTATGTCTTGGGCCAACTAGGTAAATTTTACGAACACGCTAAGCAGTGGTCAGATGCCCTTTTGCTCACAGAGCAGGCTCTGCAACAAGCCCAGCAGCTTCAGGCTAATGAGATGATCGCTAGCTGGCAGTGGCAGCGGGGAAGGATTCTTAACGCTCAAGGAGAAAAAGAAAAGGCGATCGCCGCGTATAGCCAAGCCGTTATCCTACTCGAATCTCTAGATCAAGACCTCGTTGCGCCTGGCTCAGAAGCGCAGTTCTCTTTTCAGCAGCGCGTGGAGCCCGTTTATCGAGAGCTAGTGGCGCTGCTACTCGACGGTGTAGACCAGCTGCCAGCAAATAAACAACAACAGCGGCTAATCAAATCTAGAGATGTGATCGAGTCACTTCAGCTCGCAGAACTAGAAAACTTTTTTCGTGAAGCCTGCCTCACCTATGAACCACGTCCAATTGATGAGATCGACTCGCACGCAGCGGTAATCTATCCGATTGTGCTGGGCGATCGCCTAGAAGTCATTCTTACCCTACCTGGTCAGCCCCTACAGCACTACGGTAATTTCCTTCCTGACCAGCTTGCCACCTTTCAAGCTTTGCGTCAGGCACTTAACCCAGCCTTTCCTGCCACCGAAATTCTAGCTCCAGCCCAACAGATCTACGACTGGCTGATTCGCCCAGCGGAAACGATTCTCACCGAGCAGTCGATCGAAAGGCTGGTCTTCGTTCCAGATGACTATTTGCGTAGCGTGCCGATGTCTGTTCTACACGACGGTAGTCAGTTCTTGATCGAAAAGTATGGCGTTGCCCTTACTCCTGGGCTGCAGCTATTCGAACCTAGCAAACTTAATAGTCAACAGTTGAAAGTTTTGGCGGGCGGTATAACAGCCGCTCAGCAAGGGTTCGGCGCTCTACCCGCAGTCGATGCAGAAGTTGCTGAAATTCGCGCTCAGTTTCCATCACAAGTCCTACTCAACGCGGACTTCACCAATCCAAATATTGCAAAAGAGATTGAAGACGTTCCCTTTTCTGTTGTGCATCTAGCTACTCATGGCCAGTTCAGCTCAAAAGCTGAGGACACCTTCATCCTCACTTGGAACAATCAGCTTCAGATCAGAGAACTAGAGCGGTTGCTACAGCAGCGCGAACTACAGACGCCAGTTGAACTGTTGGTCCTGAGCGCTTGTCAAACAGCAAAAGGAGATAATCGCGCCGCACTAGGTATGGCGGGCATAGCCGTTCGCTCCGGCGCTAGAAGCACCATTGCCTCCCTCTGGTCCGTCCAGGACCGCTCTACTGCTGAGCTGATGAGTCGGTTGTATCAAGAACTCAATCAAACTCAAACTTCGCGCACAGAAGCGCTAAGGCAGGCCCAGCTATCCCTCCTAAACACCCCTGATTACGCCCATCCTTACTATTGGGCTCCGTTTGTACTAATCGGAAGCTGGCTGTAG
- a CDS encoding IS6 family transposase, whose product MNNPYRGHRFPADIISYCVWLYYTFPLSFRDIEKMMLYRGITVTYEAIRGWCLKFAQSYANQIRKQRPKPGDKWHLDEVVIKIKGEQFYLWRAVDQHGVVLDILMQRCRNKAAAKKFFRKLLKPAGFAPRVIITDRLKSYGAAKKDILRNVEHRQHKGLNNRAENSHRQTRVRERRMGRFKSVGQAQRFLSAFEPIRGHFHPHQHKQTASEYRKTMRQQIDSWRLIAGVGVIA is encoded by the coding sequence ATGAATAATCCTTACCGTGGCCACCGCTTCCCAGCCGACATTATCAGCTATTGCGTCTGGCTGTATTACACCTTCCCACTAAGCTTCCGTGACATTGAGAAAATGATGCTCTATCGGGGCATCACGGTCACCTACGAAGCGATCAGAGGATGGTGTCTAAAGTTTGCTCAGAGCTATGCCAATCAGATTCGCAAACAGCGGCCAAAGCCCGGTGATAAGTGGCATCTCGACGAAGTCGTCATCAAGATTAAAGGTGAACAGTTTTACTTGTGGCGGGCTGTTGACCAGCATGGTGTAGTGCTCGATATCCTGATGCAGCGATGCCGCAACAAAGCGGCAGCCAAGAAGTTCTTCCGAAAACTACTCAAACCAGCCGGCTTTGCCCCTAGAGTCATCATCACCGACAGACTCAAGAGTTATGGCGCTGCTAAGAAGGACATCTTGAGGAATGTAGAACATAGGCAGCATAAAGGATTGAACAATCGAGCTGAGAACTCACATAGACAGACCCGAGTTAGGGAGAGGCGAATGGGCCGATTCAAATCGGTGGGTCAGGCACAGCGCTTTCTGTCAGCCTTTGAACCGATACGTGGTCATTTCCATCCCCATCAGCACAAACAGACGGCTTCAGAATATAGAAAAACGATGCGCCAGCAGATCGACAGTTGGAGATTGATCGCAGGGGTCGGCGTGATCGCATAG
- a CDS encoding VCBS repeat-containing protein — MNKNHLVFRRLSSLVSTNHSNQVHLFRQRTAMAVLATALLLSAPQAQAFDILDELDNCFSGGCDPSNSEVVQSITDRIEETREIIDSVRWQDVAKFYNDPSSIYRVLWGELANVADTTLNGAISRNFGHVTNKWELRQGLEDQGIVVYGLEIDHDEYYLATSAAAASVVVENPSPLIHYFEDLAFRSYNEMLLNLNSALEKAPESMRGEYASELKKIEDALTPNYIATALASYASTGKVPDISLDIDLSTVDVRFGILTYSRGERSPLGVLVTPNTHQPYIIVTPPGLSARVSQIIEEHSLPQEEIVSFATSPQDRSNDLMTIKKSGTGSGATEVHILSGASNFQQFILQTGTALHETADNFDHGLTDWDRDGESDLVAIKKSGTGSGTTEVHILSGASNFQQFILQTGTALHETADDFDFGMADWDRDGQLDLVAIKKSGTGSGTTEVHILSGASNFQQFILQTGTALHETADNFDFGFVDWDRDGKSDLAAIKKSGTGSGATEVHILSGASNFQQFILQTGTALHETADNFDFGFVDWDRDGKSDLAAIKKSGTGSGATEVHILSGASNFQQFILQTGTALHETADNFDFALD, encoded by the coding sequence ATGAACAAAAATCATCTGGTATTTCGTCGGCTTTCCAGTCTAGTTAGCACTAACCACTCCAATCAAGTTCATCTCTTTCGACAAAGAACTGCCATGGCCGTTCTTGCTACAGCATTGCTATTGTCCGCACCTCAAGCTCAGGCTTTTGACATTCTTGACGAACTAGACAATTGCTTCAGCGGAGGCTGCGATCCGAGCAATTCAGAAGTTGTTCAAAGTATAACTGACCGCATAGAAGAAACCCGTGAGATAATTGACAGCGTGAGATGGCAAGACGTTGCTAAATTTTATAATGATCCAAGTTCTATCTATAGAGTACTCTGGGGGGAGCTGGCCAACGTTGCGGATACGACACTGAACGGGGCGATTAGTCGAAACTTCGGACACGTTACTAACAAGTGGGAGTTACGACAAGGTCTTGAAGATCAAGGAATAGTTGTCTATGGTCTTGAGATAGATCATGACGAATACTATCTTGCTACAAGTGCTGCGGCAGCCTCTGTAGTCGTAGAAAACCCTTCTCCTCTGATCCACTATTTTGAAGATTTAGCTTTCCGTAGTTACAATGAGATGCTGCTAAATCTCAACAGTGCTCTTGAGAAAGCTCCAGAGAGTATGCGAGGGGAGTATGCATCAGAATTGAAAAAGATAGAAGATGCTCTTACCCCTAACTATATTGCAACCGCTTTAGCAAGCTATGCGAGCACTGGAAAAGTCCCTGATATATCGTTAGATATAGATTTATCCACTGTGGACGTACGTTTTGGAATCTTAACTTATAGCCGTGGAGAAAGAAGTCCTTTGGGAGTACTTGTAACACCAAACACCCACCAGCCCTATATCATAGTTACACCTCCTGGGCTAAGCGCTAGAGTTTCGCAGATTATAGAAGAACACTCTCTCCCACAGGAGGAGATTGTATCTTTCGCCACGTCACCTCAAGATAGGTCTAACGACCTAATGACAATTAAGAAGAGCGGAACGGGTAGTGGTGCAACGGAAGTCCATATTCTTTCAGGCGCTAGTAACTTTCAGCAGTTCATTTTGCAAACAGGAACTGCGCTACATGAAACCGCAGACAATTTCGATCATGGTCTAACTGATTGGGATAGGGATGGAGAGTCAGACCTAGTCGCGATTAAAAAGAGTGGAACAGGTAGTGGTACAACGGAAGTCCATATTCTTTCAGGCGCTAGTAACTTTCAGCAGTTCATTTTACAAACAGGAACTGCGCTACATGAAACCGCAGACGATTTTGACTTTGGAATGGCTGATTGGGACAGAGATGGACAACTAGACCTAGTCGCGATTAAAAAGAGTGGAACAGGTAGTGGTACAACGGAAGTCCATATTCTTTCAGGCGCTAGTAACTTTCAGCAGTTCATTTTACAAACAGGAACTGCGCTACATGAAACCGCAGACAATTTTGACTTCGGTTTTGTTGATTGGGATAGGGATGGAAAGTCAGATTTAGCCGCGATCAAAAAGAGTGGAACAGGTAGTGGTGCAACGGAAGTCCATATTCTTTCAGGCGCTAGTAACTTTCAGCAGTTCATTTTACAAACAGGAACTGCGCTACATGAAACCGCAGACAATTTTGACTTCGGTTTTGTTGATTGGGATAGGGATGGAAAGTCAGATTTAGCCGCGATCAAAAAGAGTGGAACAGGTAGTGGTGCAACGGAAGTCCATATTCTTTCAGGCGCTAGTAACTTTCAGCAGTTCATTTTACAAACAGGAACTGCGCTACATGAAACCGCAGACAATTTTGACTTTGCTTTGGATTAG